A single Klebsiella variicola DNA region contains:
- a CDS encoding replication endonuclease: MSHHEVEKHGGAEDSAAAFAWNVPKKAINPYLGPAEVAPVSALSNLITLYAADNEQEQLRREALSNEVWDRYFFNESRDPVQREMEKDLLISRAKMAREQQRFNPDLVILADVSAEASHISKPLLERIKYFEGLGKPKAYSRYLRETIRPCLERLERVRTSQVSASFRFMARHDGLEGLLVLPEMNQDQVKRLSTLVAAHMSMCLDAACGELFADEDVTLEEIRRSWERVATEAMRLDVIPPAFEQLRRKKHRRNPVPYELIPGSLARMLCADWWYRKLWQMRCEWREEQLRAVCLVNKKASPYVSYEAVIHKREQRRKSLEFFRSHELTNEQGDTLDMEDVVNASSSNPAHRRNEMMACVKGLELIAEMRGECAVFYTITCPSRFHATLNNGRPNPKWTSATVRQSSDYLVNMFAAFRKAMHKAGLRWYGVRVAEPHHDGTVHWHLLCFMRKKDRKSITALLRKFAIREDREELGNTTGPRFKSELINPRKGTPTSYIAKYISKNIDGRGLANEISKETGRSLRDNAEHVNAWASLHRVQQFRFFGIPGRQAYRELRLLAGQAARQQGDKKAGAPVLDNPRLDAVLAAADAGCFATYIMKQGGVLVPRKHHLVRTAYELNDEPSAYGDHGIRIYGIWSPIIEGRICTHAMKWKMVRKAVDVQEAPADLGACAPWTRGNNCPPVEKMNENGSVSGQDLPDITGMDERELQEYLHSMSKKELRELNARLRMVKPKRRKGYRQDVDNQQRLQLEYELKSRGFDGSEAEIDLLLRGGSIPSGAGLRVFYRNQRLQEDDKWRQWY; encoded by the coding sequence GTGAGTCATCACGAAGTTGAAAAGCACGGCGGAGCAGAAGATTCCGCCGCTGCTTTTGCCTGGAATGTACCTAAAAAGGCGATTAACCCCTATCTGGGCCCGGCAGAAGTAGCGCCGGTTTCTGCGCTTTCAAACCTGATTACTCTCTATGCTGCGGATAACGAGCAGGAACAGCTGCGCCGCGAGGCTCTGAGTAATGAGGTCTGGGACCGCTATTTCTTCAATGAATCCCGTGATCCTGTTCAGCGGGAAATGGAGAAGGACCTGCTGATCAGCCGTGCCAAAATGGCCCGCGAGCAGCAGCGGTTTAATCCCGATCTGGTGATTCTGGCAGACGTAAGCGCTGAAGCATCACATATCAGCAAGCCACTGCTTGAGCGCATCAAATATTTCGAGGGCCTGGGCAAGCCGAAGGCATATTCCCGCTATCTACGTGAAACCATCAGGCCGTGCCTTGAACGCCTGGAGCGCGTGCGTACCAGCCAGGTTTCTGCGTCATTCCGTTTTATGGCGCGCCACGACGGGCTGGAGGGCCTGCTGGTTCTTCCTGAAATGAACCAGGATCAGGTTAAGCGGTTATCTACCTTGGTGGCGGCACACATGAGCATGTGTCTGGATGCTGCCTGCGGTGAGCTATTTGCGGATGAAGACGTTACGCTGGAAGAGATCCGCCGGTCATGGGAAAGGGTGGCCACTGAGGCCATGCGCCTTGATGTTATCCCGCCTGCTTTCGAGCAGCTGCGCCGTAAAAAGCACCGCCGTAACCCGGTCCCATACGAACTTATTCCGGGTTCGCTTGCTCGTATGCTCTGTGCTGACTGGTGGTATCGCAAGCTGTGGCAGATGCGGTGTGAATGGCGGGAAGAACAGCTGCGCGCCGTCTGCCTGGTTAACAAAAAGGCGTCCCCGTATGTCAGCTATGAGGCCGTGATCCATAAACGCGAACAGCGCCGCAAATCGCTGGAATTCTTCCGCTCGCATGAGCTGACCAATGAGCAGGGCGATACGCTGGATATGGAAGACGTGGTAAACGCCAGCAGCAGCAATCCGGCGCACCGGCGCAACGAAATGATGGCCTGCGTTAAAGGGCTGGAGCTGATCGCAGAAATGCGTGGTGAATGCGCCGTGTTCTATACCATCACCTGCCCGTCACGCTTTCACGCAACGCTCAATAACGGCAGGCCAAACCCGAAATGGACCAGTGCCACGGTCCGGCAGAGCAGCGATTATCTGGTGAATATGTTCGCCGCCTTCCGTAAGGCGATGCACAAAGCTGGGCTGCGCTGGTATGGCGTCCGCGTTGCTGAGCCACACCATGACGGCACCGTGCACTGGCACCTGCTGTGCTTCATGCGCAAAAAAGACCGCAAATCCATCACCGCGCTGCTGCGTAAATTTGCCATCCGTGAGGACCGCGAGGAGCTGGGCAACACTACCGGCCCGCGATTTAAGTCTGAGCTGATCAATCCGCGCAAGGGTACGCCTACCAGCTACATCGCGAAGTACATCAGTAAGAACATCGACGGGCGCGGCCTGGCTAACGAAATCAGCAAAGAAACCGGCAGATCACTGCGGGACAACGCCGAACATGTCAATGCCTGGGCTTCACTGCATCGCGTCCAGCAATTCCGCTTTTTCGGTATTCCGGGGCGTCAGGCATACCGCGAGCTGCGTTTGCTGGCAGGCCAGGCTGCACGACAGCAGGGCGATAAAAAAGCCGGTGCGCCGGTACTGGATAACCCGCGTCTGGATGCCGTGCTGGCGGCAGCCGATGCCGGGTGTTTTGCCACCTACATCATGAAACAGGGCGGCGTACTGGTTCCGCGTAAACATCACCTGGTCCGCACGGCTTATGAACTCAATGACGAGCCATCAGCCTATGGCGATCACGGCATCCGTATTTATGGCATCTGGTCCCCGATTATTGAGGGCCGGATTTGCACGCATGCGATGAAGTGGAAAATGGTTCGTAAGGCCGTTGACGTTCAGGAGGCGCCAGCCGACCTGGGCGCTTGCGCCCCTTGGACTCGTGGCAATAACTGTCCCCCTGTGGAAAAAATGAACGAAAACGGGTCCGTAAGCGGACAGGATTTACCGGATATTACGGGTATGGATGAGCGGGAGCTGCAGGAATATCTCCATAGCATGAGCAAAAAGGAGCTGAGGGAGCTAAACGCGCGGCTTCGGATGGTTAAGCCTAAGCGCCGGAAAGGGTACAGGCAGGATGTGGATAATCAGCAGCGCCTGCAGCTGGAGTATGAACTTAAATCGAGAGGCTTTGATGGTTCGGAGGCGGAGATCGATCTGCTTCTGCGCGGCGGCAGTATTCCATCCGGTGCCGGTCTGCGTGTCTTTTACCGGAACCAAAGGCTGCAGGAAGATGATAAGTGGCGCCAGTGGTACTGA
- a CDS encoding DinI family protein, with translation MRVEIMIDKEQKISQATLEALETELYRNLTPLYPKTAIRIRKGSANGIELTGLKLDEDKQRVMEIMQQVWEDDSWMH, from the coding sequence ATGCGTGTCGAAATAATGATTGATAAAGAGCAGAAAATTAGCCAGGCGACACTGGAAGCACTCGAAACCGAGCTTTACCGCAACCTGACCCCTTTGTATCCCAAGACGGCGATCCGCATTCGTAAAGGCAGTGCCAACGGTATCGAGTTGACCGGCTTAAAACTTGATGAGGATAAACAGCGGGTAATGGAAATTATGCAGCAGGTCTGGGAAGACGACAGCTGGATGCATTAA
- a CDS encoding DUF4145 domain-containing protein: MAIMVNDCPRCGSQRITFNIQDGNYIQDRHIGFNITIKIYELYCICRQCMRGTIFIAQPSAEQKTFEGVEWRSAFNLNAIGTITGTVGPADLKVSPPPEFLPEKINDAFIEGAKCLSVGCYNAAATMYRLCLDMATKELLPPEGQEPGSRIRRSLGLRMGWLFDNQVLPQAMRDLAECVKDDGNDGAHDGLLDKTSAIDLEEFTYVLLERLYTEKARLEEAKLRRQKRHNESGS; encoded by the coding sequence ATGGCGATTATGGTTAATGATTGTCCACGTTGCGGAAGTCAGAGAATTACATTTAATATTCAAGATGGGAATTATATACAGGATCGACATATAGGCTTCAATATTACTATAAAGATTTATGAGTTATATTGTATTTGCCGGCAATGCATGCGTGGCACAATTTTTATTGCTCAACCTTCGGCAGAGCAAAAAACCTTTGAGGGAGTTGAGTGGCGTTCTGCTTTTAATTTAAATGCTATTGGCACTATTACAGGTACGGTTGGTCCAGCAGATTTGAAAGTAAGCCCACCACCTGAGTTTCTTCCAGAGAAAATAAATGATGCTTTTATAGAAGGGGCAAAATGCTTGTCCGTTGGGTGTTACAACGCTGCTGCAACAATGTACAGGCTATGTCTGGATATGGCTACAAAGGAACTACTACCGCCAGAGGGGCAGGAGCCGGGAAGCAGAATCAGACGTAGTTTGGGATTGCGTATGGGATGGTTGTTTGACAACCAGGTCTTACCTCAGGCTATGAGAGATTTAGCCGAATGCGTAAAAGATGATGGAAATGATGGTGCCCATGATGGGCTCCTTGATAAAACATCTGCAATTGACCTAGAGGAGTTTACATATGTCTTATTAGAACGCCTGTACACTGAAAAAGCACGCTTAGAAGAGGCTAAATTAAGACGACAAAAAAGACATAACGAAAGCGGCTCGTAA
- a CDS encoding phage portal protein, which yields MPPDVQPNDAATTQAFSFGDPIPVLDRRELLDYVECVQMDRWYEPPVSFDGLARTYRAAVHHSSPIAVKRDILSSTYIPHPLLSQQAFTRFVQDYLVFGNAYLEKRTNRLGGVLSLEPSLAKYTRRGLDLDTYWFVQYGLTTQPYEFTTGSIFHLMEPDINQEIYGLPGYLSAIPSTLLNESATLFRRKYYINGSHAGFIMYMTDAAQNQEDVNNIRQAMKSAKGPGNFRNLFMYSPNGKKDGIQIIPLSEVAAKDEFLNIKNVSRDDMMAAHRVPPQMMGIMPNNVGGFGDVEKASKVFVRNELFPLQKRLEQINEWLDDEIIIFEPYNLEFN from the coding sequence ATGCCACCTGACGTACAACCCAATGATGCAGCGACTACTCAGGCGTTCAGCTTTGGCGATCCCATTCCGGTACTGGACCGCCGAGAACTTCTGGACTACGTAGAATGCGTGCAAATGGACCGCTGGTATGAGCCGCCGGTGAGCTTTGACGGGCTGGCGCGGACCTATCGCGCAGCCGTACATCACAGCTCACCGATTGCCGTTAAGCGTGACATTCTCAGCAGCACCTACATTCCGCACCCACTGCTTAGCCAGCAAGCTTTTACCCGTTTTGTGCAGGATTATCTGGTATTTGGTAACGCCTACCTGGAAAAACGGACTAACCGACTTGGCGGGGTCTTGTCACTGGAGCCATCACTGGCGAAGTACACCCGGCGAGGTCTTGACCTCGACACTTACTGGTTTGTGCAATATGGGCTTACTACACAGCCCTATGAGTTCACAACGGGTAGCATCTTTCACCTGATGGAGCCGGACATTAACCAGGAAATCTACGGACTGCCCGGCTACCTCTCAGCTATCCCTTCAACTCTGCTTAATGAGTCGGCAACGCTGTTCCGCCGGAAGTATTACATCAACGGCAGCCATGCGGGTTTCATCATGTACATGACCGACGCAGCGCAGAATCAGGAAGACGTGAACAATATCCGCCAGGCAATGAAAAGCGCTAAAGGGCCGGGTAACTTCCGCAACTTATTTATGTACTCTCCCAACGGAAAAAAGGACGGCATCCAGATCATCCCGTTGTCGGAGGTTGCGGCAAAGGATGAGTTTTTAAACATCAAAAACGTGAGCCGCGATGACATGATGGCAGCACACCGCGTACCTCCGCAAATGATGGGCATTATGCCAAACAATGTTGGAGGATTTGGTGATGTTGAGAAAGCTAGCAAAGTGTTTGTTCGAAATGAATTGTTCCCACTTCAAAAAAGGCTAGAACAAATTAACGAGTGGCTTGATGATGAAATTATCATCTTTGAACCTTATAATTTAGAATTTAATTAG
- a CDS encoding terminase ATPase subunit family protein, which translates to METMTPADLDPRRQALLLYFQGYRVARIAEMLGEKVATVHSWKKRDKWGEYGPLDQMQLTTAARYCQLIMKEHKEGKDFKEIDLLARQSERHARIGKFNNGGNEADLNPNVQNRNRGTRKQPEKNQFSDEQIEKLEEIFRNGMFEYQRHWWEAGIKHRIRNVLKSRQIGATYYFAREALMDALMTGRNQIFLSASKAQAHVFKQYISEFAKEVDVELKGDPMVLPNGATLYFLGTNARTAQSYHGNLYLDEYFWIPKFQELRKVASGMALHKKWRQTYFSTPSSLTHSAYPFWSGALFNRGRAKADRVDIDLTHSALAAGLLCADGQFRQIVTVEDAVRGGCNLFDLDQLRLEYSPDEYQNLLMCEFIDDLASVFPLADLQACMVDSWEVWEDFQALALRPFGWREVWIGYDPAKGTQNGDSAGCVVIAPPTVPGGKFRILERHQWRGMDFRAQAEAIRKLTQQYNVTYIGIDSTGVGHGVYENVKGFFPAVREFVYNPNVKNALVLKAYDIISHRRLEFDAGHTDIAQSFMAIRRATTASGNRPTYEASRSEEASHADLAWATMHALFNEPLQGEAANTSNIVEIF; encoded by the coding sequence ATGGAAACGATGACCCCCGCAGACCTCGATCCCCGCAGGCAGGCATTACTGCTGTATTTTCAGGGATACCGCGTAGCCCGCATTGCTGAAATGCTGGGCGAAAAAGTTGCAACCGTTCACAGCTGGAAAAAGCGCGACAAGTGGGGCGAATACGGCCCACTCGATCAGATGCAGCTCACCACTGCCGCCCGCTATTGCCAGCTCATCATGAAGGAGCACAAGGAAGGGAAAGACTTTAAAGAAATAGACCTGCTGGCTCGCCAGTCTGAACGACACGCCCGTATCGGTAAATTTAACAACGGTGGTAATGAGGCGGACCTTAACCCCAACGTGCAAAACCGCAACCGCGGCACCCGCAAACAACCTGAAAAAAACCAGTTCAGCGACGAACAGATCGAAAAGCTGGAAGAAATTTTCCGCAACGGAATGTTTGAATATCAGCGCCACTGGTGGGAAGCAGGAATTAAGCACCGCATCCGCAACGTGCTTAAATCGCGCCAGATCGGCGCTACGTATTATTTCGCGCGTGAAGCGCTGATGGACGCCCTGATGACAGGGCGAAACCAGATTTTCCTGTCAGCCAGTAAAGCCCAGGCGCATGTTTTTAAGCAGTACATCAGCGAGTTTGCCAAAGAAGTCGACGTGGAATTAAAAGGCGATCCCATGGTGCTGCCAAACGGCGCCACGCTGTATTTTCTCGGGACCAACGCCCGCACCGCGCAGAGCTACCACGGCAATCTGTATCTTGATGAGTATTTCTGGATCCCGAAATTTCAGGAGCTACGTAAAGTCGCCTCCGGCATGGCGCTGCACAAGAAATGGCGCCAGACCTATTTCTCAACGCCTTCCAGCCTGACGCACAGCGCTTACCCGTTCTGGTCCGGCGCCCTGTTCAATCGCGGGCGGGCAAAAGCTGATCGCGTTGATATCGACCTGACCCACTCAGCCCTTGCTGCCGGTCTGCTTTGCGCTGACGGTCAGTTCAGACAGATCGTGACGGTGGAGGACGCCGTGCGCGGTGGCTGCAACCTGTTCGACCTCGACCAGCTGCGCCTGGAGTACAGCCCCGACGAGTACCAGAACCTGCTGATGTGTGAGTTCATCGACGATCTCGCCTCAGTTTTCCCACTGGCTGACCTGCAGGCCTGCATGGTGGACAGCTGGGAAGTCTGGGAAGACTTTCAGGCGCTGGCCCTGCGTCCGTTCGGCTGGCGCGAAGTCTGGATCGGCTATGACCCGGCGAAAGGTACCCAGAACGGTGACAGCGCTGGCTGCGTAGTCATTGCTCCACCGACGGTTCCCGGCGGTAAGTTCCGCATCCTTGAGCGTCACCAGTGGCGTGGAATGGACTTCCGCGCCCAGGCAGAGGCCATCCGCAAACTGACGCAGCAGTATAACGTGACCTACATCGGCATTGACTCCACCGGCGTCGGCCACGGTGTTTATGAAAACGTAAAAGGCTTTTTCCCTGCCGTGCGGGAGTTTGTCTATAACCCCAACGTCAAAAACGCCCTGGTGCTCAAGGCATACGACATTATCAGCCACCGCCGTCTGGAGTTTGACGCCGGGCATACCGACATTGCGCAGTCATTTATGGCTATCCGCCGCGCCACCACCGCCAGCGGAAACCGCCCTACCTACGAAGCCAGCCGCAGCGAAGAAGCCAGCCACGCAGATTTGGCCTGGGCAACGATGCACGCACTGTTTAACGAACCGCTGCAGGGCGAAGCCGCCAATACCAGCAACATTGTGGAGATTTTTTAA
- a CDS encoding GPO family capsid scaffolding protein — protein sequence MAVKAKRFRIGVEGATTDGRNIERAWLEQMAASYDPQLYTALINLEHIKGYTPDSPFRRFGTVDKLETEEIADGPLKGKLALYAWITPSEDLVAYTRNLQKLFTSMEVNTSFADTGKAYLVGLAATDDPASLGTEMLQFSASARSNPLAGRKQNPENLFTAAEETLIEWEEVQDDKPSLFSRVAAMFTKKEQNDEERFSDVHRAVELIATEQQNLSERTNNSLSAQDTRIAELEASLQEQQTAFAELEQRLSQEDSRKDYRQRAPGGNAPAGTLTNC from the coding sequence ATGGCTGTAAAAGCAAAGCGCTTCCGCATCGGTGTGGAAGGGGCAACGACAGACGGGCGCAATATTGAGCGTGCCTGGCTGGAACAGATGGCGGCGAGCTATGACCCGCAGCTGTATACCGCGTTGATTAATCTGGAGCACATCAAGGGTTACACCCCTGATAGCCCTTTCCGCCGTTTCGGGACAGTGGATAAGCTGGAAACAGAGGAGATTGCAGACGGCCCGCTGAAAGGGAAACTGGCCCTGTATGCGTGGATCACCCCGTCAGAGGACCTGGTAGCGTATACCCGTAATCTGCAAAAGCTGTTTACCTCGATGGAAGTCAATACCAGTTTTGCCGATACCGGCAAAGCCTACCTGGTTGGCCTGGCGGCGACGGATGATCCCGCAAGCCTGGGTACTGAAATGCTGCAGTTTAGCGCCAGCGCCAGAAGTAACCCCCTGGCAGGCCGCAAGCAAAACCCTGAAAACCTCTTTACCGCCGCCGAAGAAACGCTGATCGAGTGGGAAGAAGTCCAGGACGATAAACCCTCCCTGTTTTCCCGCGTTGCCGCGATGTTCACCAAAAAAGAACAGAACGATGAAGAGCGTTTTTCTGACGTGCATCGCGCGGTTGAGCTGATTGCTACTGAACAGCAAAACCTGAGCGAACGCACTAATAACTCCCTGTCTGCGCAGGATACGCGCATTGCTGAGCTGGAAGCCTCCCTGCAGGAACAGCAGACCGCTTTTGCTGAACTGGAGCAGCGGCTGAGCCAGGAAGACAGCCGCAAAGATTATCGCCAGCGCGCGCCGGGCGGAAACGCACCGGCAGGCACACTGACCAATTGCTGA
- a CDS encoding phage major capsid protein, P2 family produces MKKKTRFAFNAYLQQLARLNNVEVEELSSKFTVEPSVQQTLEDQIQQSAAFLTLINITPVDEQSGQLLGLGVGSTIAGTTDTTTKEREPTDPTVMADVEYKCEQTNFDTVLTYAKLDLWAKFQDFQVRIRNAIVKRQALDRIMIGFNGVKRAKTSDRDANPMLQDVNKGWLQKIREDAPDHVMGSETKDGVTTKGAVKVGKGGDYANLDAVVMDAVNELIDPVYQDDDDLVVVCGRELLSDKYFPLVNKDQENTEKLAADLIISQKRMGGLQAVRAPYFPANALLITRLDNLSIYWQEDTRRRSVIDNPKRDRVENFESVNEAYVVEDYRCAALVENIQMGDFSAPAVPEGEGA; encoded by the coding sequence ATGAAAAAGAAAACCCGTTTTGCCTTTAACGCCTACCTGCAGCAGCTGGCACGCCTGAACAACGTGGAAGTGGAAGAACTTTCCAGCAAATTCACCGTTGAGCCGTCGGTACAGCAGACGCTGGAAGACCAGATCCAGCAGTCCGCTGCCTTTCTGACACTGATTAACATCACCCCGGTGGATGAGCAGTCAGGCCAGCTGCTGGGGCTGGGTGTCGGTAGCACGATTGCCGGTACCACGGATACCACCACCAAAGAGCGCGAACCAACTGACCCGACAGTGATGGCGGACGTGGAATACAAATGCGAGCAGACCAACTTTGATACGGTGCTGACCTACGCAAAGCTGGACCTGTGGGCAAAATTCCAGGATTTCCAGGTACGGATCCGTAACGCCATCGTGAAGCGCCAGGCTCTGGACCGCATCATGATCGGGTTTAACGGCGTGAAGCGTGCCAAAACCTCTGACCGCGACGCCAACCCGATGCTGCAGGACGTAAATAAGGGCTGGCTGCAAAAAATCCGCGAAGATGCGCCGGATCATGTCATGGGCAGCGAAACCAAAGACGGCGTGACCACCAAAGGCGCCGTGAAGGTTGGTAAGGGTGGCGATTATGCCAACCTGGATGCCGTGGTGATGGATGCGGTCAACGAGCTGATCGACCCGGTGTATCAGGATGATGATGATCTGGTGGTGGTCTGTGGCCGTGAGCTGCTGTCTGACAAGTATTTCCCGCTGGTTAACAAAGACCAGGAGAACACGGAGAAGCTGGCCGCTGATCTGATCATCAGCCAGAAACGCATGGGTGGCCTGCAGGCTGTACGCGCGCCGTATTTCCCTGCGAATGCACTGCTGATCACCCGCCTGGATAACCTGTCCATTTACTGGCAGGAAGATACCCGCCGTCGTTCTGTTATCGATAACCCGAAACGTGACCGTGTCGAGAATTTCGAGTCCGTCAATGAAGCGTATGTGGTTGAGGATTACCGCTGCGCGGCGCTGGTCGAAAACATCCAGATGGGGGATTTCAGCGCGCCAGCTGTACCGGAAGGCGAGGGGGCATAA
- a CDS encoding terminase endonuclease subunit: MSLSPARQHRLRVQAEQAARQGGNVRHATGYDLMLMQLAEDRRRLRGIQSTVKKAQIKVELLPRYSAWVEGVLAADGARQDDVVMFVMLWRIDAGDYAGALDAGRHALRHGWVMPIGNRNVQTVLAEEMADAAQAALLAGESFDAGLLLQTLELTDGQDMPDQSRARLHKAIGAVLTETSPASALNHINHALQLDPRCGVKKEKQQLERRLRNDSR, translated from the coding sequence ATGAGCCTGAGTCCCGCACGGCAGCACCGCCTGCGCGTCCAGGCTGAACAGGCCGCCCGGCAGGGCGGCAATGTTCGCCACGCGACGGGGTATGACCTGATGCTGATGCAGCTGGCGGAGGACCGCCGCCGCCTGAGAGGTATCCAGTCCACCGTGAAGAAAGCCCAAATCAAAGTGGAACTGCTGCCCCGTTATTCCGCCTGGGTGGAGGGGGTGCTGGCTGCTGATGGTGCCCGGCAGGATGACGTGGTGATGTTTGTAATGCTCTGGCGTATCGATGCCGGTGATTATGCCGGTGCGCTCGATGCAGGGCGTCATGCGCTGCGGCACGGATGGGTGATGCCCATCGGAAACCGTAACGTCCAGACAGTGCTGGCAGAGGAAATGGCAGACGCTGCGCAGGCCGCCCTGCTGGCAGGTGAATCTTTCGATGCCGGGTTGTTACTGCAGACACTGGAGCTGACAGACGGCCAGGATATGCCAGACCAGTCACGGGCACGCCTGCATAAAGCGATTGGCGCTGTACTGACCGAAACCAGCCCGGCCTCCGCCCTGAATCACATCAATCATGCGCTGCAGCTTGATCCACGCTGTGGCGTCAAAAAAGAAAAACAGCAGCTGGAGCGCAGATTGCGCAATGACAGCCGTTAA
- a CDS encoding head completion/stabilization protein, producing MKFVAPEQAPEQAEIIKNTPFWPDVDLSEFRSVMRTDGTVTSPRLGQLIRSAMSEVNAELYDFRKRQQALGFMTLADVPADLLDGKSERIHHYHNAVYCWARAQVNERYQDYDATASGVKRGDELAEASGDLWRDARWAISRVQDAPHCTVELI from the coding sequence ATGAAGTTTGTTGCGCCTGAGCAGGCGCCGGAACAGGCGGAAATTATCAAAAATACGCCGTTCTGGCCCGATGTTGATTTATCAGAGTTTCGCAGCGTGATGCGGACGGATGGCACGGTGACGTCACCCCGTCTCGGACAACTCATCCGGTCTGCCATGTCAGAGGTCAATGCGGAGCTGTACGACTTCCGCAAGCGCCAGCAGGCGCTGGGATTTATGACGCTGGCCGATGTACCGGCGGACTTGCTGGACGGTAAAAGCGAACGTATTCACCACTACCACAACGCCGTTTATTGCTGGGCACGTGCGCAGGTGAATGAGCGTTACCAGGACTACGACGCCACGGCCTCCGGTGTGAAAAGGGGGGATGAGCTGGCGGAGGCCAGCGGCGATCTGTGGCGTGATGCTCGCTGGGCAATCAGCCGGGTACAGGATGCGCCTCACTGTACGGTGGAGCTGATCTGA
- a CDS encoding tail protein X — protein MKVRAYQGDTVDALCWRHYGRTQGVTEQVLQANPGLAEHGPFLPHGLQVELPDIATTSTVQTVQLWD, from the coding sequence ATGAAAGTGCGTGCGTACCAGGGTGACACGGTGGACGCGCTTTGCTGGCGTCATTACGGACGCACGCAGGGCGTCACGGAGCAGGTACTGCAGGCAAATCCGGGGCTGGCTGAGCACGGCCCGTTCTTACCACACGGGCTGCAGGTGGAGCTGCCGGATATTGCCACCACTTCCACGGTGCAGACCGTCCAGTTATGGGACTGA
- a CDS encoding HP1 family phage holin has protein sequence MTLERISAFITYCIAVLLAWMGDLSLKDVSTVGGVLIGVLMLAINWYYKHKTYQLLRGGKITQGEYESFNR, from the coding sequence ATGACGCTTGAACGGATCAGCGCCTTCATCACGTACTGCATCGCTGTACTGCTGGCATGGATGGGAGATTTATCGCTTAAGGATGTGTCGACAGTGGGCGGTGTGTTGATTGGCGTGCTGATGCTGGCCATCAACTGGTACTACAAACACAAAACCTACCAGCTGCTGCGCGGCGGAAAAATTACACAGGGGGAATATGAATCCTTCAACCGTTAA